A genome region from Lucilia cuprina isolate Lc7/37 chromosome 3, ASM2204524v1, whole genome shotgun sequence includes the following:
- the LOC124418951 gene encoding zinc finger and BTB domain-containing protein 47-like — protein sequence MCDTAEDMDEYIEYEFARDCIEIADDCEDIDDGVVVDNDLLIQRHTEHLPEETFLYEEDDEEEQQLEDQEEDEMHDYEIVEELDEDVEQLLICDTALDIKAEVVEPTQQEEQEGQAPEETKNFKDEFMDQDVEEDHLIDEDTANGFGPEEEFQEVEYEEVGLEEEQSAIDVEEQLIIPDKKEVKQEKPKKPPPQPCPEDKGPKGVARKYMLYDELVATIVDYDPDGTPIVEFSVSNNEADEKLPMECGICPDVMSRTKITAHLKTHLVPGTNRYQCIYCEETYKDCKYLAGHARRHMGIRPYVCELCKLYFSTKQDLRVHNQRRHQEKDHICEVCGKTFAQNTQLKRHREATHEKKRRFKCDLCPKSYYKNFSLQEHIRAVHMGKRRIIVCPFCGMQCRDAHKMARHRKQYHLHQTHFECHICNEEFTDINYFDAHKRSIQCRNNTRRKLEEEGQQQQQQQQEEQQLLQQAEDAKQHILNEDDSSQQYSQHSNEHNLLHTQQQQQHPQQHLLHGHDDDEEDADNALETVQIIDECDYKHLITASPTHHHHQQQHHHTGQFMLNNDLLQHHKIEEISPDDVADDEELVYEITIDSNE from the coding sequence ATGTGTGATACCGCCGAAGATATGGATGAATATATTGAATATGAATTTGCACGCGATTGTATAGAAATTGCAGATGATTGTGAGGATATAGACGATGGCGTAGTGGTGGACAACGATTTGTTAATACAACGTCACACGGAACATTTGCCCGAAGAGACTTTTCTCTATGAAGAAGACGATGAGGAAGAACAGCAGCTGGAAGACCAGGAGGAGGATGAAATGCATGATTATGAAATTGTAGAAGAATTGGATGAAGATGTAGAACAACTTTTAATATGTGATACGGCCTTAGATATTAAGGCAGAGGTAGTAGAACCCACACAGCAGGAAGAGCAGGAGGGGCAGGCGCCAGAAGAAACCAAAAATTTCAAAGATGAATTTATGGATCAAGATGTAGAAGAAGATCATTTAATAGATGAAGATACAGCAAATGGTTTTGGTCCAGAGGAGGAATTTCAGGAAGTAGAATATGAGGAAGTGGGTTTAGAGGAGGAGCAGTCAGCTATTGATGTAGAAGAACAGCTAATAATACCAGATAAAAAGGAAGTAAAACAGGAAAAACCCAAAAAACCACCACCACAACCCTGTCCCGAGGATAAGGGACCCAAAGGTGTAGCCAGAAAGTATATGCTGTATGATGAACTAGTAGCCACTATAGTAGACTATGATCCCGACGGCACACCAATTGTAGAGTTTTCCGTATCCAATAATGAGGCTGATGAAAAATTACCCATGGAATGTGGCATTTGTCCGGATGTTATGAGTAGAACAAAAATTACCGCCCATCTTAAAACGCATCTAGTGCCGGGCACTAATCGTTATCAGTGTATTTATTGTGAGGAAACCTATAAAGATTGCAAATATTTGGCGGGACATGCTAGACGTCACATGGGCATACGACCCTATGTGTGTGAAttgtgtaaattatatttttccactAAACAAGATCTAAGGGTTCACAATCAAAGACGCCACCAGGAAAAAGATCATATTTGCGAGGTGTGTGGTAAAACTTTTGCTCAAAATACTCAATTGAAACGGCACCGGGAGGCTACCCACGAAAAGAAACGACGTTTCAAATGTGACCTTTGTCCCAAgtcttattataaaaatttcagtcTGCAGGAACATATAAGAGCCGTGCACATGGGTAAACGGCGTATTATTGTGTGTCCCTTTTGTGGTATGCAGTGTAGGGATGCACACAAAATGGCACGACATCGCAAACAATATCATTTGCATCAGACACACTTTGAGTGTCATATTTGTAATGAAGAATTTACCGATATCAATTATTTTGATGCTCACAAAAGATCTATACAATGTCGCAATAATACACGACGTAAACTGGAAGAAGAGggtcaacaacaacagcagcagcagcaagagGAACAACAGCTTTTACAGCAGGCAGAAGATGCCAAGCAACACATACTCAACGAAGATGATAGTAGTCAACAATATTCTCAACACTCCAATGAACATAACCTGCTACAcacgcaacaacaacagcaacatccaCAACAACACCTGCTTCATGGCCATGATGATGACGAAGAAGATGCTGATAATGCTTTAGAAACAGTACAAATTATAGATGAATGtgattataaacatttaataacagCATCACCTACACACCACCACCAccagcagcagcatcatcatACAGgacaatttatgttaaataatgaTTTACTGCAACATCATAAAATCGAAGAAATCTCACCAGATGATGTGGCCGATGATGAGGAATTAGTTTATGAAATAACCATAGATagtaatgaatga
- the LOC111674933 gene encoding zinc finger protein 493-like, giving the protein MSPVFTKILIDFINEHENIGYDILSELHKFDMYIKGYKHPAFPSDALNEEPIELEYYKKSLNNDKIIMDYARYSWNCQGEMIYSCQICEKMKVTTNKDFNVMDEFLTHVEHMHGTSIKQEQEEQRMDKQTEELWVGELERMKKTAYKKHSEEFLKEIDEILGVEDFDANGILNSLESHKTSEQDSSSDILSDSSKENALSPSSTTTTTNSNASYSPTPKIYSKPCKLSQQERQTKRKKKRISGQCDICNRTFNDLYNLRIHKMIHTGEKPFQCEECGKRFRQYNKLKIHCITHTNEKPFKCDICGKGFRFRNYLSVHKRLHSGENPYKCKFCEEYFHSLHSRRLHTKLRHTEAKTFTCSICGKILTAQCYLTAHMKRHTNQRDFKCDNCGKCFFSQSQLKDHQLVHTNLKPFECDVCRARFQRKSNYTQHLKIHTGEKSYVCSICNKSFAQNAGLYGHMKSHAK; this is encoded by the exons atgtcacctgtttttacaaaaatattaatagattTCATTAATGAACACGAAAATATCGGTTATGATATATTATCAGAGTTACATAAATTCGATATGTATATTAAGGGCTATAAACATCCGGCATTTCCCTCGGATGCCCTTAATGAAGAACCTATCGAATtggaatattataaaaaatcacttaataatgataaaattataatggattatgCACGTTACTCTTGGAATTGTCAGGGTGAAATGATATATAGTTGTCAAATTTGTGAGAAAATGAAagtaacaacaaataaagaTTTCAATGTTATGGATGAGTTTTTGACACATGTCGAGCATATGCATGGAACGAGCATTAAACAGGAACAGGAAGAACAAAGAATGGATAAACAGACGGAAGAGTTGTGGGTGGGAGAATTGGAGAGAATGAAAAAGACTGCTTATAAAAAACATAGTGAAGAGTTTCTCAAGGAAATCGATGAG ATCCTGGGTGTAGAAGATTTTGATGCTAAtggtattttaaattctttggaATCCCACAAAACTTCAGAACAAGATAGTAGTTCTGACATTCTATCGGATTCTAGCAAAGAAAATGCCTTATCACCCTCtagcacaacaacaacaaccaactcTAACGCCAGCTACAGCCCGACCCCAAAAATCTACAGTAAACCCTGTAAATTGTCGCAACAAGAACGtcaaacgaaaagaaaaaagaaacgtATTTCGGGTCAATGTGACATCTGTAATCGTACCTTTAATGATCTCTACAATTTGCGTATACATAAAATGATCCATACGGGCGAAAAGCCCTTTCAGTGTGAAGAGTGTGGCAAACGTTTTCGCCAATACAATAAGCTAAAAATTCATTGTATTACACACACCAATGAGAAACCCTTTAAATGTGATATTTGTGGTAAAGGTTTTCGTTTTCGCAATTATCTATCCGTACACAAACGTTTGCATTCTGGTGAAAATCcctataaatgtaaattttgtgaagaatattttcattcactacaCTCAAGACGTTTGCATACAAAACTCAGGCATACAGAGGCGAAAACATTTACCTGCTCGATTTGTGGTAAAATCTTGACAGCTCAATGTTATTTAACAGCTCACATGAAGCGGCATACGAATCAGCGTGATTTTAAATGTGACAATTGTGGTAAATGTTTCTTTAGTCAATCACAACTTAAGGATCATCAGTTGGTGCATACCAACCTAAAGCCGTTTGAGTGTGATGTTTGTCGCGCCCGTTTTCAGCGTAAATCGAATTATACACAACATTTGAAAATACATACGGGCGAAAAATCCTATGTCTGCTCTATATGCAATAAATCGTTTGCCCAAAATGCCGGCCTCTACGGTCATATGAAGTCACatgctaaataa